The Synechococcus sp. MU1643 genome contains a region encoding:
- a CDS encoding response regulator transcription factor produces MTSTPHDLKAEASSASSDPVVMPSANTGQEPSRVLVVEPHPTLRTVLVQRLRQDGHLTAAVASAAEALEVCQEQLPDLLVSAELLERSSALRLAEQLRCPVIVLTARAGAEPVVGLLDDGADDVLRKPFGLEELAARCRTLLKRGHSGLQERVTVGPLEVHLLLRQVTLREQPVELSPREFALLCALLMPPGLVRSRQELLRMAWPPFSGGPRSVDTQVLTLRRKLEQAGLGEGGGITTVRQRGYRFSLDNLPAS; encoded by the coding sequence GTGACCTCCACTCCCCACGACCTCAAGGCGGAAGCATCTTCAGCCAGCAGCGATCCGGTGGTGATGCCAAGCGCAAACACCGGTCAGGAACCATCTCGGGTGCTGGTGGTCGAGCCACATCCCACCCTGCGCACGGTGCTGGTACAGCGGCTGCGGCAGGATGGTCATCTCACCGCAGCAGTGGCGAGTGCTGCTGAAGCATTGGAGGTCTGTCAAGAACAGTTACCCGATCTGCTGGTGAGTGCAGAACTGCTGGAGCGCAGCTCCGCCCTGCGGTTGGCTGAGCAGCTGCGTTGCCCGGTGATTGTGCTGACCGCACGTGCCGGTGCAGAGCCGGTGGTGGGCCTCTTGGATGACGGTGCCGATGATGTTCTGCGCAAGCCCTTTGGCCTCGAAGAATTGGCAGCTCGATGCCGCACCCTGCTGAAGCGGGGCCACAGCGGCCTGCAGGAACGGGTCACCGTTGGTCCGCTGGAAGTTCATCTACTGCTGCGCCAGGTGACGCTGCGGGAGCAGCCGGTGGAGCTCAGCCCGCGTGAATTTGCTCTGCTTTGTGCCCTGCTGATGCCGCCCGGGCTGGTGCGCAGCCGTCAGGAACTGCTGCGGATGGCCTGGCCTCCATTCAGCGGTGGGCCCCGCTCCGTGGACACCCAGGTTTTGACTCTGCGCCGCAAGTTGGAGCAGGCCGGCCTTGGCGAGGGCGGTGGTATCACCACCGTGCGTCAGCGGGGCTACCGCTTCAGCCTCGACAACCTGCCAGCCAGTTAA
- a CDS encoding pyridoxine 5'-phosphate synthase: MASLGVNIDHIANIREARRTVEPDPVSMAFIAELGGADGITVHLREDRRHIQDRDVELLRQNVRSRLNLEMAATEEMVAIALRIKPDMVTLVPERREEVTTEGGLDVAGQEASLGGIVQTLQAARIPVSLFVDPEATQLQACKNTGACWVELHTGRYSDADWSTQPQELARLQEGTAIARQLGLRVNAGHGLTYQNVEPIAAIPGMEELNIGHTIVARSVAVGLQQAVRDMKVLVQNPRLDPLFGQAPG, translated from the coding sequence ATGGCCAGCCTCGGCGTCAATATCGATCACATCGCCAACATCCGTGAAGCACGGCGAACCGTCGAGCCAGACCCGGTGTCAATGGCATTCATCGCCGAACTGGGTGGGGCTGATGGGATCACCGTTCATCTGCGGGAAGATCGGCGTCACATCCAGGATCGGGATGTGGAGTTGCTGCGCCAGAACGTTCGCTCCCGCCTCAATCTGGAAATGGCCGCCACCGAGGAGATGGTGGCGATTGCGCTGCGGATCAAGCCCGACATGGTCACCCTGGTGCCCGAACGGCGGGAGGAGGTCACTACGGAGGGGGGCCTAGATGTGGCCGGACAAGAGGCTTCCCTGGGCGGCATTGTGCAAACCCTTCAGGCCGCCAGGATTCCGGTGAGCCTTTTTGTGGATCCGGAGGCCACCCAGCTTCAGGCCTGCAAAAACACGGGGGCTTGCTGGGTGGAATTGCACACGGGCCGCTACTCCGATGCCGATTGGAGCACCCAGCCGCAGGAGCTGGCGCGCTTGCAGGAGGGCACGGCCATCGCCCGGCAGCTCGGTCTGCGGGTCAATGCCGGCCATGGCCTCACGTATCAGAACGTTGAGCCCATCGCGGCCATCCCCGGGATGGAGGAACTCAACATCGGCCACACGATCGTGGCCCGCTCAGTCGCCGTCGGACTGCAACAGGCTGTGCGGGATATGAAGGTCTTGGTTCAGAATCCCCGCCTTGATCCCCTTTTCGGACAGGCGCCCGGATGA
- a CDS encoding 1-acyl-sn-glycerol-3-phosphate acyltransferase, producing the protein MQLCLRDLGSQAPNSISPLQAALATRENSLSVGIDSFWAPLAMFSTQDLALRFQFRERLVLNPEHLPHQGPVLLAPTHRARWDALMLPMAAGRRVSGRDCRFMVTTTEMRGLQGWFLQRLGCFPVDQGRPSMTTLRLAIDLLADGQQVVMFPEGRIHRQDEAIELRPGLVRLAQLAQSRGVSVPVVPVGLGYSQAPPRPFSRAAICFGEPLTVPAKGDREATRKFNSHLAAAMHTAEQAARAAVGRPLQSF; encoded by the coding sequence ATGCAGCTTTGCCTGAGGGATTTAGGTTCTCAAGCACCGAATTCGATCAGCCCGTTGCAAGCGGCCCTGGCGACACGAGAAAACAGCCTGAGTGTCGGTATCGACAGCTTCTGGGCCCCCCTGGCGATGTTCTCCACCCAGGATCTGGCGCTGCGCTTTCAGTTCCGTGAGCGCCTGGTGCTGAACCCAGAACATCTTCCCCATCAGGGTCCGGTACTGCTGGCGCCAACGCACCGCGCCCGCTGGGATGCCCTGATGCTGCCGATGGCAGCAGGCCGTCGGGTCAGTGGACGCGACTGCCGCTTCATGGTCACCACCACCGAAATGCGTGGGCTGCAGGGCTGGTTTCTGCAACGGCTCGGCTGCTTCCCGGTGGACCAGGGACGGCCCTCGATGACCACCCTGCGTCTTGCCATCGACCTGCTGGCCGACGGGCAGCAGGTGGTGATGTTCCCCGAAGGCAGGATTCACCGGCAGGACGAGGCGATTGAACTGAGGCCTGGCCTGGTGCGTCTGGCCCAACTGGCCCAGAGCCGCGGCGTTTCCGTTCCTGTGGTTCCCGTTGGTTTGGGCTACAGCCAGGCCCCACCACGGCCTTTCAGCCGAGCAGCCATCTGTTTCGGAGAACCGCTCACCGTGCCAGCCAAGGGAGATCGCGAGGCGACGCGGAAATTCAACAGCCACCTCGCTGCTGCAATGCATACGGCTGAACAAGCGGCCCGTGCTGCCGTTGGCCGACCCCTACAAAGCTTCTAA
- the crtH gene encoding carotenoid isomerase — protein MSENQQWDAVVIGSGIGGLVTASQLAAKGAKTLVLERYLIPGGSGGVFKREGYTFDVGASMIFGFGKKGFTNLLTRALADVGEHCETIPDPAQLEYHMPGGLRIAVDRDYEQFIADLTARFPHEAEGIRRFYDTCWQVFNCLDAMPLLSLEDPAYLTKVFFKAPLACLGLARWLPFNVGAVARQHIKDEQLLKFIDIECFCWSVMPADRTPMINAGMVFSDRHAGGINYPKGGVGVIAEKLVKGLERHGGAIRYKSRVTEVLIENDQAVGVKLADGEVIRAKRVISNATRWDTFSGAADEQHRSGQSLVDAAHTPGKEQFWRKRYVPSPSFLSLHLGVRADLIPAGTHCHHLLLEDWNRMEDEQGVIFVSMPSLLDPDLAPAGHHIVHSFTPSSMEAWQGLTPSQYRDKKEADAARLIQRLEAILPGLADAITHKEIGTPRSHRRFLGRFQGSYGPIPAMQLPGLLPMPFNRTGLKNLYCVGDSCFPGQGLNAVAFSGFACAHRVGADLGLNPWALPA, from the coding sequence ATGAGCGAGAACCAGCAGTGGGATGCCGTTGTGATCGGTTCCGGCATCGGTGGTTTGGTTACCGCCAGCCAGTTGGCGGCCAAGGGAGCCAAGACCCTCGTCTTGGAGAGGTATCTGATCCCCGGCGGCAGTGGCGGTGTCTTCAAGCGCGAGGGCTACACCTTCGATGTGGGGGCCTCGATGATCTTTGGCTTCGGCAAGAAGGGTTTCACCAACCTGCTCACCCGGGCCTTAGCCGATGTGGGGGAGCACTGCGAGACGATCCCCGACCCAGCCCAGCTTGAGTACCACATGCCCGGTGGGCTGCGCATCGCGGTGGATCGCGACTACGAGCAGTTCATCGCCGACCTCACGGCGCGGTTTCCCCATGAGGCTGAGGGGATCCGCCGCTTCTACGACACCTGCTGGCAGGTGTTCAATTGCCTCGATGCGATGCCGCTTCTCTCGCTGGAGGATCCGGCCTATCTCACAAAGGTGTTCTTCAAAGCGCCTCTGGCTTGCCTGGGACTGGCGCGCTGGCTGCCCTTCAACGTCGGTGCGGTCGCCCGCCAGCACATCAAGGACGAGCAGCTGCTCAAGTTCATTGATATCGAGTGCTTCTGCTGGTCGGTGATGCCGGCGGATCGAACCCCGATGATCAATGCCGGCATGGTGTTTTCCGATCGGCATGCGGGAGGGATCAACTACCCCAAGGGAGGCGTCGGCGTGATTGCCGAAAAGCTGGTGAAGGGATTGGAACGCCATGGCGGAGCCATTCGCTACAAGTCCCGGGTCACCGAGGTGTTGATCGAGAACGATCAGGCGGTTGGCGTGAAGCTGGCCGATGGCGAGGTCATCCGTGCCAAACGTGTGATCTCGAATGCCACTCGCTGGGACACCTTCTCGGGAGCGGCTGATGAGCAGCACCGCTCTGGCCAATCTCTGGTGGATGCCGCCCACACCCCTGGCAAGGAGCAGTTCTGGCGCAAGCGCTATGTGCCGTCCCCCTCCTTCCTGTCGCTGCATCTGGGGGTTCGGGCTGACCTGATTCCGGCCGGTACCCACTGCCATCACCTCCTGCTGGAGGATTGGAACCGGATGGAGGACGAGCAGGGGGTGATCTTTGTGTCGATGCCCTCGCTGCTGGATCCGGATCTGGCTCCGGCTGGGCATCACATCGTCCACAGCTTCACGCCGTCCTCGATGGAGGCCTGGCAGGGGCTGACCCCCAGCCAGTACCGCGACAAAAAGGAGGCGGATGCGGCGCGGTTGATCCAGCGCCTGGAGGCGATCCTGCCGGGCCTCGCCGATGCCATCACCCACAAGGAGATCGGTACGCCCCGCAGCCACCGGCGTTTTCTGGGTCGCTTTCAGGGCAGCTATGGCCCGATCCCGGCGATGCAGCTCCCGGGGCTGCTGCCGATGCCGTTCAACCGCACCGGGTTGAAAAACCTCTATTGCGTGGGTGACTCCTGTTTCCCCGGCCAGGGCCTCAACGCTGTGGCCTTCAGTGGGTTTGCCTGTGCCCATCGGGTTGGTGCTGACCTCGGCTTGAACCCCTGGGCGCTGCCTGCCTGA
- a CDS encoding MgPME-cyclase complex family protein — MTTYHFVAASERFLTVEEPLEEVLRERQRNYAETGKTIDFWLVKQPAFLSSPELAELKATIPQPAAAVVSTDPTFITFLKLRLEYVAVGAFEAPSAGIPDALAAAV, encoded by the coding sequence ATGACCACTTATCACTTCGTTGCAGCCAGCGAGCGATTCCTCACCGTGGAGGAGCCGTTGGAGGAAGTGCTGCGGGAGCGCCAACGCAACTACGCCGAAACCGGCAAGACCATCGATTTCTGGCTGGTTAAGCAACCGGCCTTCCTGTCTTCCCCCGAGCTGGCTGAGCTCAAGGCAACTATTCCCCAGCCCGCTGCCGCCGTGGTGTCCACCGATCCCACCTTCATCACCTTCCTCAAACTGCGTTTGGAGTACGTGGCTGTAGGGGCCTTTGAGGCACCATCCGCGGGGATCCCCGATGCCCTTGCCGCTGCCGTCTGA
- a CDS encoding BolA family protein: MVQPDAVEAAIQQVIPDANVTVEDLTGGGDHLQVTVVSSAFAGLSRIRQHQMVYSALQQELASEAIHALALNTSTP, from the coding sequence ATGGTGCAGCCGGATGCCGTTGAAGCAGCGATCCAACAGGTCATTCCCGACGCCAACGTCACTGTTGAAGACCTCACCGGTGGCGGCGATCACCTCCAAGTGACAGTTGTGTCGTCCGCTTTTGCCGGCCTTTCACGCATCCGTCAACATCAAATGGTGTACAGCGCGCTGCAGCAGGAATTGGCCAGCGAAGCGATTCATGCCCTCGCCCTCAACACCTCAACCCCTTAG
- a CDS encoding photosystem II protein Y: protein MDARLFLVVAPILAAVSWAAFNIGRAAVGQLQLMLKRSRA from the coding sequence ATCGACGCCCGCCTGTTCCTTGTAGTTGCCCCGATCCTGGCCGCTGTCAGCTGGGCTGCTTTCAACATCGGCCGCGCTGCTGTTGGTCAGCTGCAGCTGATGCTCAAGCGCAGCCGCGCCTGA
- a CDS encoding gamma carbonic anhydrase family protein, with protein MAMTGSKPWPDPQIDADAWVSESAVVIGNVLMAAGSSLWPTAVARGDLERIIIGAGSNVQDGAVLHGDPGQPVRLGADVTVGHRAVIHGATLEDGCLVGIGAIVLNGVTVGAGALVAAGSVVTKDVPPGTLVMGAPAVVKRELSPEAIDEQRCHAQRYARLAASHA; from the coding sequence ATGGCCATGACTGGCTCTAAGCCCTGGCCCGATCCCCAAATCGATGCTGACGCCTGGGTTTCTGAGTCCGCCGTAGTGATTGGCAATGTGCTGATGGCAGCGGGCAGCAGCCTCTGGCCCACAGCTGTTGCGCGCGGCGATCTCGAGCGGATCATTATCGGAGCGGGCAGCAACGTTCAAGACGGTGCCGTGCTCCATGGCGACCCGGGGCAGCCGGTGCGACTCGGTGCCGACGTCACCGTTGGCCATCGGGCCGTGATCCATGGCGCCACGCTCGAGGATGGATGCTTGGTGGGAATTGGTGCCATAGTTCTCAATGGCGTCACCGTCGGTGCCGGTGCCTTGGTGGCTGCTGGTTCTGTTGTTACTAAGGATGTTCCTCCCGGCACCCTGGTGATGGGCGCGCCTGCGGTGGTGAAGCGGGAGTTATCGCCTGAGGCGATCGACGAGCAGCGCTGCCACGCCCAGCGCTACGCGCGATTGGCGGCATCACACGCCTAG
- the trmFO gene encoding FADH(2)-oxidizing methylenetetrahydrofolate--tRNA-(uracil(54)-C(5))-methyltransferase TrmFO yields the protein MSQSPNVNVIGAGLAGTEAAWQIARAGVAVTLIEMRPIRRSPAHHSSDFAELVCSNSFGALSSDRAAGLLQEELRRLGSLVIGTADTHAVPAGGALAVDRGRYSAALTEALDQHPLVTIERREQQALPPDDAITVLATGPLTSEPLAENLREFTGRADCHFFDAASPIVHGDSIDLSVAFRASRYDKGDADYINCPMDKEQYLAFRQALLESEQAELKDFDKDDATFFEGCLPIEELARRGEDTMRYGPLKPIGLWDPRWGDVNDRDVRRAKRAYAVVQLRQEDKDGRLWNLVGFQTNLKWGEQKRVLQMIPGLGQAEFVRFGVMHRNTFLESPQLLLPTLQFLQRPNLLAAGQITGTEGYAAAVAGGWLAGTNAARLARGLEPIDLPATSMSGALTHFVSEAPTAKFQPMPPNFGLLPNLPERIRDKRARYGAYRDRALQDLEPMLVLQPETVTA from the coding sequence TTGTCTCAATCTCCTAATGTGAATGTTATTGGTGCTGGTCTGGCCGGTACCGAGGCGGCCTGGCAGATCGCCCGTGCAGGAGTAGCGGTAACACTAATTGAGATGCGTCCGATTCGACGCTCCCCAGCCCACCACAGCAGTGATTTTGCTGAATTGGTGTGCAGCAACAGCTTCGGTGCCCTGAGCAGTGACCGTGCTGCAGGCTTGCTGCAGGAAGAGCTGCGCCGTCTCGGCTCATTGGTGATCGGCACGGCCGACACCCATGCTGTTCCGGCTGGTGGTGCATTGGCGGTTGATCGCGGTCGCTACAGCGCTGCCCTCACCGAAGCCCTCGATCAGCATCCCCTGGTCACGATCGAACGGCGCGAGCAACAGGCCCTGCCGCCCGATGATGCGATCACCGTTCTTGCGACGGGGCCGCTAACGAGTGAACCGTTGGCGGAGAATTTGCGCGAGTTCACTGGACGCGCCGACTGCCACTTTTTTGATGCGGCCAGCCCGATCGTGCATGGAGACAGCATCGATTTGTCGGTGGCCTTTCGCGCCAGCCGCTACGACAAAGGCGATGCGGACTACATCAATTGTCCGATGGACAAGGAGCAGTACCTGGCGTTCCGTCAGGCCCTGCTGGAGTCTGAACAGGCGGAACTCAAAGACTTCGACAAAGACGACGCCACGTTCTTTGAAGGCTGCCTGCCGATTGAGGAGTTGGCGCGTCGTGGTGAAGACACCATGCGTTATGGCCCCCTGAAGCCGATCGGGCTCTGGGATCCCCGTTGGGGTGATGTGAACGATCGCGATGTGCGCCGGGCCAAGCGCGCTTATGCAGTGGTGCAGCTGCGGCAGGAAGACAAGGACGGTCGCCTCTGGAATCTGGTGGGTTTCCAGACAAACCTCAAATGGGGTGAGCAGAAGCGAGTTCTGCAGATGATTCCCGGGCTGGGTCAGGCGGAATTCGTGCGTTTCGGGGTGATGCACCGCAACACTTTTCTTGAATCGCCGCAGCTGCTGCTGCCCACCCTGCAGTTCCTCCAGCGCCCCAACCTTTTGGCTGCAGGCCAGATCACCGGCACAGAGGGCTATGCCGCCGCCGTGGCCGGTGGCTGGTTGGCCGGCACCAATGCGGCCCGTTTGGCCCGGGGCTTGGAGCCCATTGATCTGCCGGCCACCAGCATGAGTGGAGCTCTCACCCATTTCGTCAGCGAGGCACCAACGGCCAAGTTTCAGCCGATGCCACCCAATTTCGGCCTGTTGCCAAATCTTCCGGAACGAATTCGCGACAAACGGGCTCGCTATGGCGCCTACCGCGATCGTGCCCTCCAAGATCTGGAGCCGATGCTGGTCCTCCAACCCGAGACCGTTACGGCATGA
- a CDS encoding DUF6761 family protein: protein MTSLDDPESIRHFQSLCDACQELTTRYHTPSELRLYSDGYLHALRKSGTLDPRSQHRLEQLIDRWIMDPSSFIGPDGDVSTLYMRHPQGY from the coding sequence ATGACATCACTCGACGACCCTGAATCCATCCGTCATTTTCAGTCGCTCTGCGATGCCTGCCAGGAGCTGACCACCAGATATCACACCCCTTCAGAGTTGCGGTTGTATTCCGATGGTTACCTGCATGCGTTGCGAAAGTCAGGAACTCTTGATCCCCGCTCTCAGCATCGCCTTGAGCAATTGATCGATCGCTGGATCATGGATCCCTCCAGCTTCATTGGCCCTGACGGGGATGTGAGCACCTTGTACATGCGTCATCCCCAGGGTTATTGA
- a CDS encoding cation transporter translates to MNTPAEARRIEQRSLRFGVGANAVMALAGFSAHVLTGSSALLLDGLYSAVLVGSSLIASRITCNVVRPPHRAWPYGYEGQEASYVLFRSLVMLGVIGFGVGSASSTLIDWWRGNSIAALHLEPVALYTALMTALCGLLAWRHRRDLFRTGRVSLLLLTEARNARIDAVITLATGLALLATPRCWHGVA, encoded by the coding sequence ATGAACACTCCTGCGGAGGCTCGCCGCATTGAACAGCGCTCCTTGCGCTTCGGGGTCGGAGCCAACGCAGTGATGGCATTGGCTGGTTTTTCCGCCCATGTGCTCACCGGATCCTCGGCCCTGCTCTTGGATGGCCTTTATTCCGCCGTGTTGGTGGGCTCGTCCTTGATTGCCAGTCGCATCACCTGCAATGTAGTGCGGCCGCCGCATCGAGCCTGGCCCTATGGCTATGAAGGCCAGGAAGCTTCGTATGTGCTGTTTCGCTCATTGGTGATGCTCGGGGTAATCGGCTTTGGCGTCGGCAGCGCCAGCTCCACCTTGATCGACTGGTGGCGTGGCAACAGCATCGCGGCGCTGCACCTGGAGCCGGTGGCGCTCTACACCGCTTTGATGACAGCGTTATGCGGCCTGCTGGCCTGGCGGCACCGCCGCGATTTGTTCCGCACGGGGCGGGTGTCGCTGCTGCTGCTCACAGAGGCCCGCAATGCCCGGATTGATGCCGTGATCACCCTGGCCACTGGTCTGGCCCTTTTGGCGACTCCCCGTTGCTGGCACGGCGTTGCCTGA
- a CDS encoding NAD(P)-binding protein codes for MNEVDLAVIGAGLSGCSLIGRLQQLGSDLTIALIEAGRGPGGRAATRRRREQSSWLLNHGAPGFALSNFFPESMEELLAPLRSAGVLQHDDRAVLSLDAQAGLSPANWPEACPEGGWWHGIPCMASICEALLDAAGSIQLSRQFETRVRWLERRQDHWLLQNEDRSWCLMAKRLVLSGTLLAHPRSLKMLAWNDVPLRSAVEEGVDVGLDTALSLLQHSQAEVRWNLMVDLGELALNGERLPAQIWLNDAAKARWKVERLVLQQQSDGRWGLVVHGLDSGEAITPQSQSRLLAQQQQRLLNLLPELLQALPVVSAALEQATPLGVMRWGASRPLNNPLPPELQWCPTSGVGFCGDWIEGPGFGRAEGAILSGVNLAELLHADR; via the coding sequence GTGAATGAGGTTGATCTCGCCGTTATCGGTGCAGGACTCTCTGGTTGCAGCCTGATTGGCCGGCTCCAGCAGCTGGGATCGGATCTCACCATTGCTTTGATTGAGGCTGGACGGGGCCCGGGAGGCCGTGCAGCCACCCGCAGAAGACGAGAACAAAGCAGCTGGCTGCTCAACCATGGAGCACCGGGCTTTGCACTCAGTAATTTCTTTCCGGAGAGCATGGAGGAACTGCTAGCGCCGTTGCGCTCAGCAGGTGTTCTTCAGCATGACGATCGAGCTGTGCTTTCGCTCGACGCCCAAGCAGGTTTATCGCCAGCCAACTGGCCTGAAGCCTGTCCGGAGGGGGGCTGGTGGCATGGGATTCCCTGCATGGCCAGCATCTGCGAGGCGCTGCTCGATGCTGCTGGCTCCATACAACTGAGTCGCCAATTCGAGACCCGCGTGCGCTGGCTGGAGCGACGCCAGGATCATTGGCTGCTGCAGAACGAGGATCGAAGCTGGTGCCTCATGGCCAAGCGCCTTGTGCTCAGCGGAACCTTGCTGGCCCATCCCCGCTCGCTGAAGATGCTGGCCTGGAACGACGTCCCCTTGCGATCAGCCGTTGAAGAGGGGGTAGACGTCGGCCTCGATACGGCACTGAGCCTGCTGCAACACAGCCAAGCCGAGGTGCGCTGGAACCTGATGGTGGACCTGGGCGAGCTCGCGCTCAACGGTGAAAGGCTTCCGGCTCAGATCTGGTTGAACGACGCCGCCAAAGCACGCTGGAAGGTGGAACGGCTCGTGTTGCAGCAACAAAGCGATGGACGTTGGGGGCTAGTGGTGCATGGTTTGGATTCCGGAGAAGCAATCACGCCCCAAAGCCAGAGCCGCCTGCTCGCCCAGCAGCAACAACGCCTTCTGAACCTGTTGCCCGAACTGCTGCAGGCCTTGCCGGTTGTTTCAGCCGCACTGGAACAGGCGACGCCATTGGGGGTGATGCGCTGGGGCGCGTCTCGGCCCCTCAACAACCCTCTGCCACCTGAGCTGCAGTGGTGCCCCACCAGCGGCGTTGGGTTCTGTGGCGACTGGATCGAAGGGCCTGGTTTTGGCAGAGCAGAGGGAGCGATCCTCAGCGGTGTCAACCTCGCTGAACTGCTGCACGCTGACCGCTAA
- a CDS encoding metallophosphoesterase, with amino-acid sequence MNLRRHRHWVIGDVHGCLQPLCHLLASLPPNDHLVFCGDVINRGEAIPATMDLVWDLVQAGSATWLRGNHEQDLIDALESRDCLSQHATYTQLGDSSARQWLPRLQQLPLVYRGDGWCATHAGFDAAGQPDLSIRDPFWETYDGRFGQVVVGHTPRPQVEHIGAIVLIDTGAVFGGCLSAYCPETDAVVQVQGVVTDAVLAGVGPC; translated from the coding sequence TTGAACCTGCGCAGACACCGGCACTGGGTGATTGGAGATGTGCATGGCTGCCTTCAGCCCCTTTGCCATCTGCTCGCCAGCCTGCCGCCGAACGACCATCTGGTCTTCTGCGGGGATGTGATTAACCGGGGTGAAGCAATTCCGGCAACGATGGATCTCGTCTGGGACCTGGTCCAGGCCGGCAGTGCCACATGGCTGCGCGGGAACCATGAGCAAGACCTTATTGATGCCCTGGAATCCCGGGACTGCTTGAGTCAACACGCCACCTATACCCAGTTGGGCGACAGCAGCGCTCGCCAATGGTTGCCACGTCTGCAACAGCTTCCGCTCGTTTACCGCGGTGACGGTTGGTGCGCCACCCATGCCGGGTTCGACGCAGCGGGCCAACCGGATCTCTCCATTCGTGATCCCTTCTGGGAGACCTATGACGGTCGTTTTGGCCAGGTTGTTGTGGGCCATACCCCGCGTCCCCAGGTGGAACACATCGGCGCGATCGTTCTGATCGACACCGGTGCGGTTTTCGGGGGTTGTTTGTCGGCCTACTGCCCGGAAACGGACGCGGTCGTTCAGGTGCAAGGCGTCGTAACCGATGCCGTGCTGGCTGGAGTTGGTCCTTGCTGA
- the grxD gene encoding Grx4 family monothiol glutaredoxin: MDTSTKARIETLVASSPIFVFMKGSKLMPQCGFSNNVVQILHSLGVAFETFDVLSDPEIRQGIKEFSSWPTIPQVYVKAEFLGGSDILIEMYNSGELREKLEIALAS, from the coding sequence ATGGACACCTCCACCAAAGCTCGCATCGAAACGCTGGTCGCTTCCAGCCCGATCTTCGTGTTCATGAAGGGCTCCAAGCTGATGCCCCAGTGCGGATTCTCAAACAATGTGGTGCAAATTTTGCACTCCCTCGGTGTGGCATTCGAAACATTCGACGTGCTTTCCGATCCTGAAATCCGTCAGGGAATCAAAGAGTTTTCCAGTTGGCCCACCATTCCTCAGGTGTATGTAAAAGCAGAATTCTTGGGCGGTTCCGACATCCTGATCGAGATGTATAACTCCGGAGAACTTCGCGAAAAGCTGGAAATCGCGCTCGCCAGCTAA